The Dasypus novemcinctus isolate mDasNov1 chromosome 12, mDasNov1.1.hap2, whole genome shotgun sequence genome includes a window with the following:
- the RPL3 gene encoding large ribosomal subunit protein uL3 produces MSHRKFSAPRHGSLGFLPRKRSSRHRGKVKSFPKDDSSKPVHLTAFLGYKAGMTHIVREVDRPGSKVNKKEVVEAVTIVETPPMVVVGVVGYVETPRGLRTFKTVFAEHISDECKRRFYKNWHKSKKKAFTKYCKKWQDDDGKKQLEKDFSSMKKYCQVIRVIAHTQMRLLPLRQKKAHLMEIQVNGGTVAEKLDWARERLEQQVPVSQVFGQDEMIDVIGVTKGKGYKGVTSRWHTKKLPRKTHRGLRKVACIGAWHPARVAFSVARAGQKGYHHRTEINKKIYKIGQGYLIKDGKLIKNNASTDYDLSDKSINPLGGFVHYGEVTNDFVMLKGCVVGTKKRVLTLRKSLLVQTKRRALEKIDLKFIDTTSKFGHGRFQTVEEKKAFMGPLKKDRIAKEEGA; encoded by the exons ATG TCCCACAGGAAGTTCTCGGCTCCCAGGCATGGGTCCCTGGGCTTCTTGCCTCGGAAGCGCAGCAGCCGGCACCGCGGGAAGGTGAAGAGCTTCCCCAAGGATGACTCCTCCAAACCCGTCCACCTCACGGCCTTCCTGGGCTACAAGGCCGGCATGACCCACATCGTGCGGGAAGTCGATCGGCCAGGGTCCA AGGTGAACAAGAAGGAAGTGGTCGAGGCGGTGACCATCGTGGAGACCCCACCCATGGTGGTCGTGGGCGTGGTGGGCTATGTAGAGACCCCTCGTGGCCTCCGTACCTTCAAGACTGTCTTTGCCGAGCATATCAGCGATGAGTGCAAACGACGTTTCTACAAGAACTG GCATAAGTCTAAGAAGAAGGCCTTCACCAAGTACTGCAAGAAGTGGCAGGATGATGATGGCAAAAAGCAGCTGGAGAAGGACTTCAGTAGCATGAAGAAGTACTGCCAGGTCATCCGTGTCATTGCACACACCCAG ATGCGCCTGCTCCCTCTGCGCCAGAAGAAGGCCCACCTGATGGAGATCCAGGTGAACGGCGGCACAGTGGCTGAGAAGCTGGACTGGGCCCGGGAGAGGCTGGAGCAGCAGGTCCCTGTGAGCCAAGTGTTCGGGCAAGATGAGATGATCGATGTCATTGGCGTGACCAAGGGCAAGGGCTACAAAG GTGTCACCAGCCGCTGGCACACCAAGAAACTGCCTCGCAAGACCCACCGAGGGCTGCGCAAGGTGGCCTGTATTGGGGCGTGGCATCCTGCCCGCGTGGCCTTCTCTGTGGCTCGGGCTGGACAGAAAGGGTACCACCACCGCACTGAGATCAACAAGAAG ATCTACAAGATTGGCCAGGGCTACCTTATCAAGGACGGCAAGCTGATCAAGAACAACGCCTCCACGGACTACGACCTGTCGGACAAGAGCATCAACCCCCTG GGTGGTTTTGTCCACTACGGTGAGGTGACCAATGACTTTGTCATGCTGAAAGGCTGTGTGGTGGGGACCAAGAAGCGGGTGCTTACCCTCCGCAAG TCCTTGCTGGTGCAGACCAAACGCAGGGCCCTGGAGAAGATTGATCTCAAGTTCATCGACACCACCTCCAAATTTGGCCATGGCCGCTTCCAGACCGTGGAGGAGAAGAAGGCGTTCATG GGACCACTCAAGAAGGACCgaattgcaaaggaagaaggcGCTTGA